TTTGTGTGCCCGTGGGCTGCAGTATCACACTCGTGCAGGCTCACACgtggggctggagggggtgTGGAGATGGAGGGGGTCAGCCCAGGGGttggagggggggtgggggtgtccCTGCTTCTCCCCTATTGCTAGTGACACAAACCACTTCAGAGTATTTCCACGTGATGCACAAACAAGTCAAAAATTCACTGATCCAAACCCAACGTGCAAACAGAAAAGGGCCGGGGGGGCTCACCCGCTGCCCCCGTCCCCTCCCGCTGGCCAGGCTGCAGCCTCCCGGCCTCCAGCCACCGCACACGGCTGCCAGCACGGCCCGGGCCTGCGGGCAGGACGGGAGCCAGGCACGCCCCCCCGGGGCGAGGGGAGCCCCGCCGGAGCCGGGGGGTCTGTGGCCGGCACCTGGTCCTCAGTTGGGGGACAGGTCCTCGGCTCTACCAAATGCCGCTCGACCGGCCTCCGGGGGGAGCGAGAATCCGGGCCGAAGCTCGCTTTGGAACGTGGTCATCGATCTGAGAACCTGCAGACAGATGCACAGGGAAGCGTCAGGGATGCCAGCACCACGGGGACAGCGGGTGCTCTGCATCCCCTggctcccctgcagccctgctcctgccgaGGCTGTGccatgtgctgcagcaccaggaccAATGCTGGCAACCCACAAGGCCCTGACATCCTACCCTGTGCCAAGAGCACTGAGTGGGATGCTGGCAGGAAGCATGGTCAGAggctgccagccccagcacagccaccacAGGAGCCAAGCACTGCAGTTCAGGGAGCAGGGTGCAGtgagccctgctcctgccctcacaCCCATGAGGCTTGGTCCAGCCTGGCACATAGCATGGGATACCCACCACGTGTGTTTGGACAGCACCTCAACCCTGCTGCCTGGCACCCTGTGCCCAGCTGGAGCCCCACTGGTGCAGCCACGAGATGGATGGTGCATGGAGGAACGGGTCCAGGGATGGGGTTAGCTCCCTACTCTGCCATGGGAGCACGGGCATGGATGGCTCCTGGCCCAGGAAAGGGGAAGGAcaccctggggggggggggccctggGGAGGGGCTGGACATGGAGCCGGGGCTGCCCGGACCCTCTTACCGGAGAGGCTGAAGCTGGACTCGTGGAGGTCCCTCATGCCCCCGTGTCGCGTGGCAGGCCGTGTGGGGGTATCGGCCAGGGGCGTCCCCGTCTCTTTTTTCCCAGCATGCACAACCACGGCCACGTCCCCCAGGTATGGGGTGCGATCCACACCCCGCAGCTTTAAACTCTgccagaagggaaagaaagagcagagagagaGGGTCAGCCTGGTGGGCACCACACTGTGCTGGGTGGGGGGCTGTGGCTAGGGTGCGGGGAGAGCATGGTGTGCCCTGTGGCATGAGCAGGGTTAGGAGTGCCCATGCCCTATGGCGGGGTGCGGATCAGCCGGGTgtggggaggagaaaggggTCCAGGGCATGCTATGGTGTGGGGAGAGGGCTGTGGTGTGGGGAGGCACTGAATGGGGTGTGACCAGGCTGCGGGGCTCCCAGTGCAGAAGgtgccagggcagcagctggaggaagcagGTGACCCTGGTGATGCAGCCCCTCACCCCAGTCCCCATGGTGATGGCCAAGCTAACCCCCCTGCAGTGAGGTGCTGATgtcccccagtgctgctgctggccagaTATGGCTCCAGCCAGGCACCCCAGGGATGGGGTCTGAGGACATGTCCCCCAGTGCTGGCCACTGCCTCCCCATGACAGTTCTGGCACACCACAGTTGTCCCCTTCCGTCACAGCACTGGCGCCACATCAAGCCCCCAGCTCATGCCCTACAGCTGGGTGCAGAGAGGGGCACAGAGGAGTCCCTAACACCGGGGTCTGCTGGAGGTCCTGGTTGTCACCCCTGGGCAGCCCCGGGATCAATGAGGCAGATGGGACTGGCAGCAATGGCCAAGCCCCCCCATGTGATGGAGGGGAGAGCAGCTTCTGCAGTCTCTTGAGTGTGGCCAAGAGCTGCCCTGCAGCCAGAGGGTGCGTGTCCTGGAGGCCCTTCTGTCCCAGCCATGTATGTCCCTGCCCCGCTGCATGTGGGGCCACTGTGAGTCTGCAGAGGGGGAACACAGCCAAGGGAAGAGAGCCCAGCACAGGAGAATTGCAGAGGGCCCCAATGCCTGGCACATGTGTTGGTATGACCACTGGTCACCACAGCACGCAGGGTGACCATCCCCAAACCCTCTATGCAACCAGCACACAGGCAAAGACCCAGGGAagtgcaggagctgggggtTCTTCCATTGTACACCACCCTCAGGACCCACCGCTGCAGCTGTCCTCTCCTGTTACCTGCATGAGGCATGCTGCAAGGTGGTACCAACCACAGCACAGTGTGACACTGGGGTGGCACAGCACAGACCCAtcctcccagcaccagcagccctgcctcacatggcagcacagccccacacagccctcACCATGCCCCCCATACCTTCTCCCGCTGCACCAGCTTCTTGTAGACAGAGTCTGGGAAGGAGCGGAGCGGGCAGAACTTGCCGGTGCCCTCAGCACACATGAAGACACCGTTCTCGTAGACCACGCGCCCACGGCTGATGGTGACCAGGGGCACCCCATGGCATCGCATATTCTCGTACAGGTTGATGTCCCCCCCCTGCACCTGGGTGCTGGCCGAGATGGTTCTGGGTGGAGGGATGGGGTGGTGAGGGGGTGCTTGGTGGCCAAGGACCACTTCCCAGCCCCCCTGCTGGCTGCACCTACTTAGTGGCTTCAGGGTCCCAGACGACGACATCGGCGTCAGCCCCGGGGATGATCCGGCCTTTGCGGGGGTACAGGTTGTGGATCTTGGCAGCGTTGGAACTGGTCACGGCCACGAAGCGGTTCTCATCCATCTTGCCCCCAACCTGGTGCCAGAGCAGGGTGAGGATGTGCAGGGCTgcatcctgccccagccctgcattGCTGCCCACCCCAAACACCTCATAGGTGCTGCTGGGGCCATGCCCCTTGCAGGGACACACTGGATTGCACTGGGGAGCACCTTGCTGGCCCTATGCTGGAAGTCAAACACCCCATGGGTCATCTCGGGGACACAGGAAAAGGACCTTCCACCCCAAAGCAGGGGCCAGCGCGGCCCAAGTTGGCCCCAAGACTGAGCCCCCCCAGGAGCCAGggagcagccccatcccagggGTGCCTGTGGGCACAGAGGGGAGTGGGACCCCCATACCACGCCTCGCTCCCAGATGATGTTCATGCGGTCCTGCACGCCGCTGACGCCGTGGGGGATCTTGGTGAAGTCCTCTTTGCCCATGGCTTTCTGCTTGGTGCTGAAGGGCCGGTGGTCAGAGGCCACGATGTTCAGGGTGTCACTGCAGGAGgacagggcagtgctgctgatggCCCGACCAGGGCAGCTCGGCCATAGTCAGCTGGTGGTGGAGTGCCCAGGGAGCTCAGCACCCAGGGAATGGAGCACCCACATAGTGGGATGCCTGAGGAGCTTGATGCACAGGGAGTGGAGCACCAACATCACGGGGTGTTCAGGAATCTCAATGTTTGGGAAGCCAGGTGCCTTTGTAGGGGGGCACCCATCCTATGGGGTGCCAATGGAGCTCAGCACCCATGTAGTGGGGTGCCTGGGGAGTCAACAAGCAGGAGTGGTGGACCCAGAGAGTGGGGTGCCCAGGGATTGTGGCACCCATGCACTGGGGTGCCTGGAGACCTTAGCACCTACTCCCTGGGTGCCAAACTCAGCACTCAGGGAGTAGGGTGCCCAGGAATTGGGGTGCCCATGCAATGGGACAACCAACATCCCAGGTGCTCAGGGAATGTCTGGGAAGTGAGGCACCCAGAGAGCCCGGTGCCCAGGAAGTGAGCTGCTGGACATGTGGAGTGCCTGGGGGTTAGCCCAAGATGAGGGGTGGCTGCAGCATCTGGGAGTGCAGCACCAGGAGAGCAGGGTGCCAGAACACATGGTGCTGGGGTGATGGGCAGCtgggtggcacagcacctggGAGCAGACATCAGGGATGCCTGGAGAGCACCAGCAAGCACAACAATGGGTGCCCTGGAGCATGGCCTGTGGGGAGGGGGTACCCAGGGTGCCTCACTTGGCAAGCAGGCTCATGAGGTAGGCTGAGGTGTTGGTGTCCAAGCGCAGCGGTGGCACGGTGACGTAGGCAGCAGCATGGAACCAGTCCTGGTGGTAGTAGTGCAGCCCGGTGAGAGTGGCGTGCGCTGTGGTTGTCTCTGCATACACCACCTTCCCTGCCGGGCGGAGGATCATGTGTGGGGCACAGGCTTGTATATccacatatgtgtgtgtgtacacgtGTGGTCATGTCTGTGTCCCATGTCTGCAAGCCGAGCTCCTGTGGAGCCACACGTGCACACATGTCCAAGGGCATGTCCCTACATGCACCCTCGTGCCCCTGGGCCTGTATGTTCCCACCTGTGTCCCTAAGTGCCCATGTATGTTCACAGATCCATATCTCCCATGCCATGCTTATCCATGCCTTTGCATGTTACATGTGCCCATGTCCACAACCCTTCATGCCTGTGACCTTCCTGGTGCCCACATTCACCTCACATGTATCCCATGTCTGTGGGCATGGCTGTGTTCGTGCATGTGCCCCTCGCCCATGTGTCCTTGTCATTGTATGCCCACATCCCTAAGTGTGCTCCATGTCGTGACCCCACAAATGCTCACACTTTTATGTACACACTACCTGTATGCCCACATCCCACCCCCCTGCCAGCCTGGGGGAGGGTCACATCCCACCCTGGGGGTGCCCATCTACCTTGCATCTTGGCAGCAGCAATGACATCCCCTGCAGACATACTGGAGACGTTCACAAGGTAAACAGGGCAGTGGGTCTGCGGAGACGGGGTCAGTGTCACTGTCCCTGTGGTGCTCAGGTACTGTGGGAGCTCCCCATGCACCTGGTGGGGTCTCCCTATGGAACCAGGGCATCCAcccccagctgcagcaaagGGGGATGCCCCAACTGCACAAGGAGGTGGGATGCCCATTGCGgtccagcactgctgtgtgccACACAACCAGCATGCTTGTGGAGGGGAACTCAGTGCAACCTCCAGCATGGGACTACTCACCCTGTTGGCAATGGTGATGACACGGTGCGTGGCCTCGGCTTCCAGCTGTGGAGAGAGCAGGCAGTGAGACACATGGCATGGGAAAACATTCCAGCTGGGGCATGGTACAGTGTTGGGCTTGGTGACGCTGATGGGTGGTGAAAGGATTGGTGTGCATAGGGGTGCATGATGACACAGACTAGAATGTGCATGGTATAGATGGGTGCATGGATGATGACAGCCATGAAGGTGCCTCAGAACACCCAACCACATGTGTGTGGTGACTTGAGAACACCAGCAGTCACCTACCTCTTCGGGCCGGCTGATCTCAATGCCCTCTGGCCCCGTGATGCCCAGGTCCAGTGCCTCCTTTGCTCCCTGAAGAACAGAGGAATGCCAGGACAGAGGTAACACCGGGGGCTCTGCCAGCCCCAAGCACATGGCTGGTGCCCATCATTGCTGGGTGCTTCTCGTCCCCAGTGCTCACCTCAGCCACCAGCTCGCCGTTCTCGGCATGGACGCGGGCAATGGCACCAAAGTCACGGCAGGCCCGGAAGACCTGGTAGAGCTCGCTGTCCCGCAGCATGTACAGGTCCTTGTAGGTCATGAACATCTGGAAGGAGTTCACCCCCTTTTCCCGCACCAGTGTCTCCATTTCTGCCTTCACCTGCACCGGGATGGgagaggcagcacagcagggacagaCATGGCAGATCCGGGCTCAGCCCCATGGGGACCTCCTGCCCCGTGAGCCTGGATCAAGGCAGCTCAAAAGGCAGCCTGGGGGCTCAGACCACCCCACCGAGCCGCTAATGGGATCAGTGGGGCTGGAATTAGCCCtgaacacagcagctgctcccgGGGTACTCGCTGTGCTGGGGCCGGAGCCACGCTGTGCTGGAGCGAATGGACTCACCTTGGGTGCCCACCAAGTGATGCCCATGTGCAGGGCGTAGTCACAGCAGACCTTGGGGTCGGCCAGGCTGCGGCACTTCTCATAGGCGTCCAGCAGTGAGGTCTCCTTGTCAGGCAGGACATGGCCAATGATCATCGTTGTCCCTCCTACCAGGGCTGCCTGCAGGTTACAGCAGTGCTGAAGGGGCAGGATTCGGCCCCTGCTGCCCACACCACCAGGCAGTGCTAACCTTGCCTGGCTATGAGCAGGGCAATCCCCTGGGCCAGGCTCTGTTGCCGGAGGGATCCCCCTGCACCACGCTGGTGTACAACCCCCCTTGCAGCGCCCTGACCCTACCTGTGGCTGCCCAGTTGCACCAGCACATCTGGGTGCACAGCACATCTGGAGACCCAAAATCCCATCACCCACTGTGGCACCGACTGCCTCCCACAGCACCAGTCACTGGATTTGGGCTGCAAGGAGAGCCCCGTGGCATGGCAGACATGGGTGGCAGGACAGGCATGGTCACACCCGCTGGTGTCCTCCGCTCACCCAGCCCGGCTAATCCCCAAAGCTCCTTTACCAATTGCCCTcatgggctggggcagccagtGGTGGTGGTGCGGTGCTGCAAGGCAGCctgctgggatggagatgggaagcAGCATAGCATTGGGTGCCTGTGGTTACTGCACCAGccccctgccctccccctgACACATTTCCATGCCCctcactgtgctgcagcatgCGACTGTCCTCCCAACCCCTCTGCTGCAGGGCCAAGCACAGCCAGCACTGGCCCGGCACAATGGCTGCTCTGTGTGGGGTGCTGGAGACAGCTGGCCCTGGCACTGCCCAGGCCCATTGACACCCCCTGGCAGTGGCACCCAGAGCATGGCACCACAGGGTTCCAGGCTGGgctggcactgcagagcagccccatggcagcctTGCTGCTATCGGTGCATCTTCCACTctgccctgtgccagcagcGTTGGCTCAGGGGTACACagctggtgctgtgcagagAGCAGAAGGGCTCCATGCAGGGACCAGATGCCCCAGCAAAGGATGAGGATACTCACAGCAAGGGGACCTGatggatggggacatggggacactgTGCCAGGCTGCCAGGGAGCTGATGCTGCCCACAGTGCCAGGGCAGAGCCTGCTCAAACCATGCAGTTTCCACTGGTTGGGGCCTGGCTGCTGACGGCTCTTGCCTGCCCAGCATCCCCCTTAGACAtggatagaatcacagaatcatggaatagtttgggtaggaaaggaccttcaaagctcatctagtcccaCCCCCTTGCAATGAACAGGGATGCCTTCAACTAgctcaggttgctcaaagacccatccagcctggccttgaatgtctccagggatggcacatctgctgcctctctgggcaacctggaTGCTCCACACCAACACCCTGTGGCACCCTAAGAGCCATGGAGCCCTGTGTGAGCATGGAATTagggtgcaggcagcacacaCAGGGAGGTTGCAGGAGGGCCTGCAGCCAGGTAGTACCTTGGTGCCATGGTAGAAGTCGTCCACGCAGGTGGCATTCATGAAGGTCTGGTGGAAGTGGGTGCTGGTGTCGATGCCGCCAGGGATGACAAGCTTGCCGGTGGCATCAATGACCTTGGCACCGCCGGGGATCATGAGCTCGCGGCCCACTTGCTGGATGATGCCATTCTCAATGTAGACATCCGCCTCCAGCGTGCAGTCGTCGTTCACCACCTTCCCTCCCTTGATGAGGATCCGCATGGTGGCTGCGTTGGCAAGCATGGTGCTGTGAGGACAAATACCAGCCTTGGGGTGGCTGCTGGGTGCTCCTGTCCCGTGCAGCCCCCTGGACTCAGGGGGTTCTTATCCCCATTGCCCACCCCTCCCTGGACATCCCAGGCTGGTGTGGAGGAACTCAAGTCCTGCTTCTCAGCACAGAGACCtggtgcaggcaggcagggctccaggcagccctgctgctgtgtgtctGCCATGCCCATCCCCACCCTGGGCCATGGCAACACTGGATTATCCCAGGAAATCCGTggagggggggggcactggaTACTCAGAGCCCCCCTGCTCTGGCTACATGAACCTGTACCcagccagcactgcccagcCCATGGTCCCAGTGCCCACATCCAGGCTGCTGAACCCCCAACACCAGGGCAGGGTGCAAGAGGGGGCCACATCCCAGCTGTGGGTGCCTCATGTGCAGAGGAGACACTGCTGGGGTTCTTCCTGGGGTACAATGCATGCTTGGGGCAGGCTGCCTGCCTTGTCCTGGTGGCACTGTAGGGTGCCAGTGCCTCTGCACCACAGCCCTGTAcagtgccagctctgctggagccaCCCTGGCAGAGAGGGACAACCCCAGATGCAATCTATAATTCATGTGGTAGATGAAGGTCAAACACAATAGACCCGTCTGAGCAGGGACAGTACATGGTGGCTGCACGGGCACCCCAGGAGCACCTCTCACTGCGAGGTAGGCTGGGACCCCATGATCCCTATGCAGGGATTCCCGGGACagcccagtgcctgcagggctgtgcccaTGGCGCTCAGGCAGTGCAGCTCTCCCTTCCTCCAGGTGAAGGACAAGGTTGCATGCGGGCACCACGGCACTGCCTGGGTAGCCACAGCCCTGGTGTGAGCAGTCCCCAGGTCCCCACACAGGCATGGCACACGCTGTCCTTGCTGTGACGCTGGGGCCAGTGCTGAGCCATGGGGCATGGTCCCTTACAACAAGGTGCTGGCCACACAGCTGCTGTGGCCAGGGAACCGCTCTGACTGTCCTGAGTTCATGCCAGGGATTCCCAGCCACCAGCAGAACATCAGCTGGGCATCAAATAGCTTCCCTAGAACTGTCTGGGAGCTATGGTGGCCATCAAGGCTGAGCAGGGGTTTGTCTGGCAGCTGAACATTCCCAGCACCACGGGCAGGagcagctgcccagggaagccaAGTGGCTATGCCCATGACAGGGATGCAGCCACACCAGGGCTGTGTACTGGGAGCCCTTCCTGGGATggctcctgccctggggctgcatGCAGCAGTGCCAGCCTTGCTACGGGCAAGCCTGGTACCAGCCTGTGCcttgtcctgctgctctgactCTGGCATGGGGTCCTGCAGGCAGCCCTGTTGTCACAGGGAATGCTCCTGGGAAAGGCGGCCCCCACCCCACCAGGAATGCTGCTGCATGCCCAGCTGTGCTGGTTGACAAGGGTCGGCAGAGGAAAATGGGTCCCATAGCAACTGAGGTGGAATGGCAACAACTTTGTGCATAGCACACTGGGCACTggcacccctgcctgcacctgcCCCCCAGCTGCTGCCACCCAGACCCATGTctgcactgccagggatgggggggacaagggggcagccccagctggagacctgcaagactgtgccagcagcagccaagatcacagaatcataggatgtGGCAAGAtgtcactgaccttggtgtGGCGAGGGACCACGGGAGACGTGGTGATGCCCACTGCCCCCATGAGCCTCCCTGGGACCTCAGGGCAGGGGTGGGCCAGGCAGGACAGTGCTGATACAGCATAGAAATGGGGGTGCAGGAGGGAGGTGGCACATCGTACCCCAAGATGAAAGCAGGTTGCTGTGATGGACGGATCTGGAGCATGGCAGGGTGTGGGGAGGCAGCTTGCTCTGGatcctggtgctgcagcattTCTCACTTTGAGGAATGGGCAAGGCCCCCTGACACAGGTAGGATGGAGGGACAGGGCACCTACTGTGTCTGGTGTTGCATGGACCAGGGTGGGACCTGAGCCATGCTGGGGTCCCGCACTGCCTGGCCCACCTCATGGCCTCACACTGCCAGACACATCCCCACTGCCAGCCAGATCCGTGATGGGGTGAGGCACTGGCTGTGGGTACAACAGGCAAGGGTGTGGGCTGGACATGATGCACAGATGAGGGATGGCAGCTCCACATGCTGCCTGTGGCTTTGGCTGCCATGAGCTGCCCACACCATTGCCATCACTGCCAtgatcccccctccccccccatgcTGCACAGGCTCCTTTCCTGACCCCTCCTCAGGGGTGCAGCCAGATACCCTCTGTGCCTCCCACCTCCAGCACTTCCAGCAACTGCCCCAGTCAGCACACTGGTCCCGTACCCTGGTCCACAAGATGCCTGCTGTGGCCAGTCTGGCACAGAGCTCACTCTGAGCATCCTCAGGGGCTCTGTCCCTCAGCCCTACTGTTGTCCCAGAGCAGTACAGCCTGCCCTAGGAACACCGAGgctcctgcctgtgccctgGCGAGCCACTGTTGTGCGGTGGCACAGCCAGCAccaggctgctggctggggtggCAAGCAGGAGGTTTCAGCGAGACAACAGGTGCCCCAGGAAGGGCAGAAATACGGCAGAAGCACTGGGGTGGCCCAGCATCCTCTGGGACCCCCGAACAGccccaccactgcagcagcccctggctCAGCAGTCCTTGGGTGAGTGCCGGGAGGAGGGGGCCATGGTGGCTCTACCCGGCACACAAAGCAGCACGGCCATCTCGTGGGGCTTGCAGGCCCCACAGCGCCTGCCGGCTGCCGGGCAGGGACAGCTGTGACCCCGGCAGGACAAAGGGACCCCCGCCCTGACGGGGGCTGCCAGGGGGCACCTGTTGGGCCTGGGCGGCTGCTGGGCTTGGCCTTTGTGCCGGgatggtggggctgtggtgAAGCTGCACACAGAGCCGCATTGTGCAGCGACGCTGGTGGCTGCTCCTGCACCCGCCATGGACATGGCCCCTCTACCATCCCTGCTTTTGTCTGTGTCGGtgacccccccaacccccagcATCCTCCTTTGTCAGAGCTGGGTGCGGTGACTGTCCCTcccaggcagcaccagcaccaccgGTGACACCAAACCACGACCACCCTTGTCTGCCCTTGGTTGGCATCCCCCTCAGACTGGGAGATGCCTCTTGAGGGGGTCACTGCTGCCATGAccctcccagcccagccccagctctgttTTGGACACGGCCAggctgtgttcctgctgcagtgctgcacatGGGATCCCTGCCCAGCTGCTGAGGTCCCACCGACCACCCCGCGGCCAGGACAAGCTCCGGTGCGAGGTGAGCGAGCCACCACCCCGGGAAGGATGTGGGGAGTCGTGGGTCCATAACCGACGGGTGGGGGCCAAGGATgctccaccagcaccagccaccCAGGATGCTGCAGGCCTGTGAGCAGCCGGACCAGGTCCCCGCGGGCACCTTGGCACGGCACATGGCTCGGCCACACCCGGTGGCTGCCACGGCAGAGGGTGCCGGTGGTCGGTGGGATCCCCCGGCCCCGTTGCGGGGTCCCCGTCGCAGCCCAGGGCGTGCCGGGTGGGTGCGTCGCAGCCGTCACTGCGGCAGGCCGGCGGCGCGGCAGGCACCGAGCCCTGGGGTTTGCCACCCGGGGGCGGGGGGCCCAGACCGGGACCGGATGGGGGGTCCCCGGGTACAGACTGAGGCTGGTGAGGGGTCCCcggtgcagggtgctggggaccGAAAGGCAAGGGGAGCCGGGGTGAGGGGCGGCCCCGGGGATGCGGCGGCGGGGCCCGGTACCCGGTTACGGGGAAAGGGGGGGGACTGAGTCCGGCCCCCTCCCCGGGGCGGCCCCGCAGACAAAGCCCGGTGCCGCCCAGCACAAAGGATGCTccgggcggggcggggctgGGCCGCCCGGGAGCCCCCGTGAAACAATGGCCCGGGCCCGGCGAGATCCCCGCCCGTGCCACGGCTCCCCTGGTCCGGCCCCTCCGCACCCGGTGCACCTGCTGCTCCGCACCCGGTCGCGACACGGGGCCGGCAGAGAAGCCGGGACCCTCGGGCGGGGCGGCCTCATCGCCACACCCGCCGAAGCTATAACCGTTTGCGCTGTCGCGACAGCATCGTCTTGTCGTGACAGGTGACCGGCCACGCACGGGTGGGAGCCACCCGCAGCCTTTCTGCCCCTCAGCCCTCCGCGAGGCGCACATGGGCACGCTCCCTCCTCTCCTGTCGCGACACGCGCGCCTGTCGCGATACATGCACCTGTCACGATCACCCCCCCCCGTCGCGATACGGCCTCGACAGGACAGGTCCCGCCCGTGCGGGAGCCGCCCGACCCCGCCCGGTGCCGCCGGTACCTCCCGCTCCCGCTGCGCTCCCGCTCCGGCTGCGCCCGCCGCGCCGCTCGTCCGCGATCGCCTCTCACCCAAACCTGCGCggcgggggcggggcctgcCCGCCCCGTCCGCCAATCGCCGCTCGGCTTCGCGGCTGGGGGCGGGGCTTATGCCCCCCAGCAGGGTGAGATGCGCGCGGCCTG
This window of the Melopsittacus undulatus isolate bMelUnd1 chromosome 3, bMelUnd1.mat.Z, whole genome shotgun sequence genome carries:
- the DPYSL5 gene encoding dihydropyrimidinase-related protein 5 — encoded protein: MLANAATMRILIKGGKVVNDDCTLEADVYIENGIIQQVGRELMIPGGAKVIDATGKLVIPGGIDTSTHFHQTFMNATCVDDFYHGTKAALVGGTTMIIGHVLPDKETSLLDAYEKCRSLADPKVCCDYALHMGITWWAPKVKAEMETLVREKGVNSFQMFMTYKDLYMLRDSELYQVFRACRDFGAIARVHAENGELVAEGAKEALDLGITGPEGIEISRPEELEAEATHRVITIANRTHCPVYLVNVSSMSAGDVIAAAKMQGKVVYAETTTAHATLTGLHYYHQDWFHAAAYVTVPPLRLDTNTSAYLMSLLANDTLNIVASDHRPFSTKQKAMGKEDFTKIPHGVSGVQDRMNIIWERGVVGGKMDENRFVAVTSSNAAKIHNLYPRKGRIIPGADADVVVWDPEATKTISASTQVQGGDINLYENMRCHGVPLVTISRGRVVYENGVFMCAEGTGKFCPLRSFPDSVYKKLVQREKSLKLRGVDRTPYLGDVAVVVHAGKKETGTPLADTPTRPATRHGGMRDLHESSFSLSGSQIDDHVPKRASARILAPPGGRSSGIW